A genomic window from Salvia miltiorrhiza cultivar Shanhuang (shh) chromosome 5, IMPLAD_Smil_shh, whole genome shotgun sequence includes:
- the LOC131024595 gene encoding proline-rich receptor-like protein kinase PERK14, whose product MPSHIETAMQRWFREYIPDEDDTLGELLAHYHRRWRRAIPYGIDGAEAITLLIPLLPPLWRDWATSLVPQYVDTTWLEGIRYGDLSGFIATLSHRYFAYGDPPSPPYGELERPAQGRELVVVPPPLEEPILMAPLPPADPISVSLESDDPEPMVFEPYSPGIERDPFAFVSLIPSPSADFPPWDLTPATTPLPLPPVESTQPIDSTESETQHVPSDPYPRVAPLPELGTLAFQTYMHPILYSPYRDAQEGGSRPARSDSDEEDPEEETPEMTVGYGWTQPLQRQTTADGVDTWIPIPETPVYTPIVDESDYDSPY is encoded by the coding sequence ATGCCGAGTCATATTGAGACagcgatgcagcgatggttcagggagtatatcccggacgaggatgacaccttgggtGAACTTCTAGCACACTATCACCGACGATGGAGGAGGGCTATTCCCTATGGGATCGATGGCGCAGAGGCCATTACGCTTTTGATTCCACTACTGCCACCTTTGTGGCGAGACTGGGCGACATCTTTAGTGCCCCAGTACGTAGATACTACCTGGTTGGAGGGCATCAGGTACGGAGACCTTAGTGGCTTCATCGCGACGCTGAGCCACCGTTACTTTGCTTATGGCGATCCGccttcaccgccgtatggagagCTTGAGAgaccagcccagggaagggAGCTAGTTGTTGTACCTCCACCTCTCGAGGAGCCGATTCTGATGGCacctctacccccagctgatccgatttCAGTTTCTCTCGAGTCTGATGATCCAGAGCCGATGGTTTTCGAGCCGTACTCACCTGGGATTGAGCGTGATCCGTTTGCGTTTGTATCACTTATTCCTTCTCCCAGTGCTGATTTCCCGCCTTGGGATTTGACACCGGCGACGACACCGTTGCCATTGCCACCTGTTGAGTCGACACAGCCGATTGATTCTACTGAGTCTGAGACGCAGCATGTTCCTTCCGAtccatatccgagggttgccccgctGCCTGAGCTTGGCACTTTGGCCTTCCAGACGTACATGCACCCGATTTTATATTCACCGTACCGAGACGCtcaggagggaggatctcggccGGCACGCTCcgatagtgatgaggaggaccccgaggaggagactccagagatgacggtcggctatGGTTGGACTCAGCCACTGCAGCGTCAGACTACTGCCGATGGAGTTGATACGTGGATACCTATTCCTGAGACACCTGTCTATACTCCGATAGTGGATGAGTCAGATTATGACAGCCCGTATTGA